The DNA window ATTTATAAGCTTATTAGTGTGTATATACTCACATCATCGTAGTCTAAACCACCATACATCCTTCCATAACTTCGCATTGGACCACCATATCCCCCAAAAGGTTCCATACTGTTCATCATAAAATTTTCACTGGGCCCAGCATCGTCAACAGGTGTGGCTGAATCTATTGCCACCTGCAGGTACAAGATGCTTGTCAATCAAACCATACTTCAACAATAAAACATACATGCAAGTCCAATGCTTATAGCAACAGGAATTTACAAGCATATGTGCACAAGGCTGAACAAGTTTATTCTTCGGAAACATGTGCATACAAAAACATTCATTGTTGAGTCCATGGACGGCTCAATCAGTCTACTTCAAGTTATGGGATCCAAGAGGTGGTGATAGTTTATAgcaattatttaatttgattacaGCAGTTGTATTTCCTTTGTTTTCATGTAACCAGCTCAGCAGTCAGCAGAAAGTATTCTCAGAATAttgttaattataattaataccaATTCCATTCAATATATATAAATCATTATTTACCCGTTTATACCAGATCTATCAAACACCTAcacttttggatttttgaagaaATAGTAATACAATAGCAATGCAGAAGCAAAGCCAACCTGATGTCCACAGATCTCATGAGACCTTCGAGAGACACGATCTGCTACACCTTCTTCAGCAAAGGTAACAAATCCAAAACCCCTGTGACCTGTTCTCTTAGGATCCTACACATGAAAAGATAGTTGAGTTAATCAAATTTAAACACCGGTTTAAGTTTTTTTGATTCATATCTTACTCTAGGAATGTAAACATCTTCTATACGgccaaatcttccaaaatattgacGGAGATCGTCAGAATTTGCTTCAGGAGGGAGACGACCAACAAAAATCTTTTTGCTAATTCTCCGACGAGGCTCTCCCCCTAATTTACAAAGTTTGATTGTCAGTATGAAGCAACAATAGTTATTTTAATTGAACAGATGTGAGGGATGCTTCCATGCTTACTTCCATAAATTGGGCCAGGATGGTCGTACAAGGTAGGAGCTCCTAGTGCTGCATATCTAGTTGCTGTAGAAATATATGCATTGTATGCACCATATCCTCCCTGTGACATTCTGCCAGTTGGCTTAATGTCATCTTCCTATAAAAATGGTACAACAAAATTATAGtacagaaaaattaaaataatccaTCCAATATCCTTCAATAGTTAGCTCTAAACAACATGGAATTGAAAAACActagtattattttattttattttgaaaaatgtcTTCATTAGACATGGAGCACCATTCTGGAATTTTCACAAACTATTCTTCCATAATATAAGAAGCTATTCAAACTCTTGCCTTAGGTGTAGCTCGATCAACCACTACAGCAGTACCTCCGAGCTCATGGGTTTCTGACATCAAACTCTCCACAGATTCTGCAAGATAGAACAACTTCGTTAGAGCAATATATATGTATCCTTTCCACTTTACTTCAAAAGTctaagaataaaaaattaaagcAAAACATGAATGGCTCAGATAGTACACTTGAAAATAGTGCAGATAGCAAGTACTGTCAAAACTCCACCTTTTCAAGTTATAATCAAGATCCTACATAACTACCAAAGATAAATTCTATGCAAATAACCATGATACATAccatatatttaaaatatgtgACAGTTATATTACAAGTAAAGCACATGCATAGGCTACAATAAATGGCCCAACCTGCATTTGCAAAAGTGATAAAACCAATTCCACGATGCATCTTTGAGCCTTGATCCTGTTGGaataaatgaaaaattatatgataaaaattcaaattaataatAAAGTAGCAAATTATGCATAAGTCTGCAATGCACGGTTAATGGGAGGAAAGTACCTTTGGCATGTACAAATCTGTTATATCTCCATATTTCTGAAAATGACtgcaataaaagaaaaaaagaggacaTAAGACTAATTATATAAATTTCCATGTATATTCTTGATAAGATATcaccaaagaaaaaaaaactcataagTCTGGATTATTTTAATGAAGATACCAACACTTATATACCTTCTAAAAGTTGCTTCTGTTACTGATTGTGGAATCCTGGCCACAAAAATTCTGGTAACTTTTTTGGCTGGTGCCCTCATCTCCTCCTTTAAAATGTAAAGGTCAAAATAATTAGTATTACAATTATAGCACAAGGTTTTATATTTTTTACAAGTAAAGAAGAAATGAACCACACTAGATTTTAAGTTTCAATGAAATGTTTTTGTAACCTTTGGTGTAGCCACTTTGACTTCAAGCATCCTATTACCAAGAACATGTTCACCTGACAATACTTCCTGCAGCCAGAAAGACATACAACTCGTGATATACATGTAGATGTGAGTGTGACCAGAAATATGTGTGTATCTAGGTGAAAGTTACCTTGGCGTCATCCACTGAAGCAAATGTGACATATCCAAAACCACGAGATCGTCCAGTTGAACGCTCCTGAATTAAAATAAGTAGATTAGATTGCATCTCCAACAAAATTA is part of the Vicia villosa cultivar HV-30 ecotype Madison, WI linkage group LG2, Vvil1.0, whole genome shotgun sequence genome and encodes:
- the LOC131652202 gene encoding uncharacterized protein LOC131652202 produces the protein MEQRKLVVLGIPWDVDTEGLKEYMSKFGELEDCIVMKERSTGRSRGFGYVTFASVDDAKEVLSGEHVLGNRMLEVKVATPKEEMRAPAKKVTRIFVARIPQSVTEATFRSHFQKYGDITDLYMPKDQGSKMHRGIGFITFANAESVESLMSETHELGGTAVVVDRATPKEDDIKPTGRMSQGGYGAYNAYISTATRYAALGAPTLYDHPGPIYGRGEPRRRISKKIFVGRLPPEANSDDLRQYFGRFGRIEDVYIPRDPKRTGHRGFGFVTFAEEGVADRVSRRSHEICGHQVAIDSATPVDDAGPSENFMMNSMEPFGGYGGPMRSYGRMYGGLDYDDWGYGVPSGRPSRVDYEEQLGRPSRADYQEQLGRPSRADWRYRPY